In the genome of Tannockella kyphosi, one region contains:
- a CDS encoding C40 family peptidase, translating into MERNISSRLSSFLKENIVERKAMFLPFLCVVTFMLVGYAAVDKEAPVIETSRIELPYGEEFDASALYITDNQTSRELLEVTVNTDSLDVNQIGVYTITVEAIDQFSNVATKVVTVSVVDNKGPEFNVLGSNEGYTIVVPVMGSEDITSYMEAVDNVEGDVTPFIETSADLDTSAIGFQTITLTVSDSAGNVTEETYEFAISDDEAPVIELLSGSSYTLNYGDKFDIYDIVDIYDNFDESLDIVVNGEVDEELLGDSQEIEITATDGSGNETSQVVTVTVKDIESPSLSLSKSYVEVKEGATFTALNYVSSASDNYDGNLTSSVTASSISTSSTGTKTVTYTVTDSSGNTTTKTLKVYVYDSSISAGAQSAVTYAKTKIGSPYVYGATGSYSFDCSGFTQWCFKQAGVSIPRTAASQASSGTYVSRSNLQVGDLVFYSAYSGGSVTHVGIYVGNGMIIHCSSSKGVCYASLDVMNYVTARRY; encoded by the coding sequence ATGGAAAGAAATATTAGTTCGAGACTATCGAGTTTTCTAAAGGAAAATATTGTGGAAAGAAAAGCGATGTTTTTACCTTTTTTATGTGTGGTTACTTTTATGTTAGTTGGTTATGCAGCTGTTGATAAAGAAGCCCCTGTAATAGAAACTTCTCGTATTGAATTACCATACGGAGAAGAATTTGATGCAAGTGCATTATATATTACCGATAATCAAACAAGCCGAGAATTATTAGAAGTGACTGTAAATACAGATTCATTAGATGTGAATCAAATAGGTGTGTATACAATCACAGTAGAAGCAATTGATCAATTTTCAAATGTAGCAACAAAAGTTGTCACAGTATCAGTTGTGGATAATAAAGGTCCAGAATTCAATGTATTGGGTTCGAATGAAGGATATACAATAGTGGTACCTGTAATGGGTAGTGAAGATATTACTAGTTATATGGAAGCAGTTGATAATGTAGAGGGGGATGTAACTCCATTTATTGAAACAAGTGCAGATTTAGATACTAGTGCGATTGGTTTCCAAACAATTACTTTAACAGTAAGTGATAGTGCTGGAAATGTTACGGAAGAAACTTATGAGTTTGCTATTTCTGATGATGAAGCTCCAGTTATTGAATTATTAAGTGGTAGCAGTTATACATTAAATTATGGTGATAAGTTTGATATTTATGATATTGTAGATATTTATGATAATTTTGATGAATCATTAGATATTGTTGTAAATGGAGAAGTGGATGAAGAATTATTAGGAGATAGCCAAGAAATTGAAATTACTGCTACAGATGGTTCTGGTAATGAAACGAGTCAAGTTGTGACAGTAACAGTAAAAGATATTGAATCACCTAGTTTATCATTATCTAAATCTTATGTAGAAGTAAAAGAAGGAGCTACATTTACTGCTCTTAATTATGTAAGTTCTGCATCTGATAATTATGATGGAAATTTAACTTCAAGTGTAACAGCTTCAAGTATTTCTACATCTTCAACAGGAACGAAAACAGTTACTTATACAGTAACGGATAGTTCAGGTAATACAACAACAAAAACATTAAAAGTATATGTTTATGATTCAAGCATTAGTGCTGGTGCACAATCAGCTGTAACTTATGCAAAAACAAAAATAGGTTCTCCTTATGTTTATGGAGCAACTGGATCTTATAGTTTTGACTGTTCAGGATTTACACAATGGTGCTTTAAACAAGCCGGTGTATCAATTCCTCGTACAGCAGCATCACAAGCTAGTAGTGGAACATATGTATCACGTAGTAATTTACAAGTAGGAGATTTAGTTTTCTATTCTGCTTATTCAGGTGGTAGTGTCACACACGTTGGTATTTATGTAGGTAATGGTATGATTATTCATTGCAGTAGTTCAAAAGGTGTATGTTATGCATCATTAGACGTAATGAATTATGTAACAGCTAGAAGATATTAA
- a CDS encoding NAD(P)H-hydrate dehydratase, which yields MQVGSQKEFQLYDEALLEKGYTMNQLIGFAAIGLSKQPIQANKIGIVCGNGNNGADGLALALMLQEKHQVTVYLTSVTGSLSVSHYLGKVVESGIVVHDGISLIDQEDLIIDAIFGSGLNRDVSGKYYDIIEKINTLDKPVIAIDIPSGLDCNSGLPKNISIKATQTRTICAYKQGFLLPHSKEYTGDIMLCPLVEKEVPFSTVVDNRIIQSIIKKRKYDDYKGKYGKVIHITGSNEYIGAATLAAKSSVYSGSGLVCCYSSSEVLTSVTINVPECIVKKRINTLDPIIYQHYDALLIGSGLGLDFSSEKYVEDVLEKSTIPMVIDGDGLTYVAMHLESLKKAHAPVILTPHIGEFKRLHPFYNETDYVLLAKEFALKWGVILVLKGPNTIVTNGNDTYRNTTGNSAMASAGSGDVLAGMIVSFLGQGYGPIEASIQAVYLHGLCGDIVANDNYTAVASKVIELIPKAMKRII from the coding sequence ATGCAAGTAGGATCACAAAAAGAATTTCAATTATATGATGAAGCACTATTAGAAAAAGGATATACAATGAATCAATTAATTGGTTTTGCAGCGATAGGGTTATCAAAACAACCAATACAAGCAAATAAAATAGGGATCGTGTGTGGAAATGGAAATAATGGAGCTGATGGATTAGCGTTAGCTTTAATGTTACAAGAAAAACACCAGGTAACTGTTTATTTAACAAGTGTAACGGGTAGTTTATCAGTTAGTCACTATTTGGGGAAAGTAGTAGAATCAGGGATAGTGGTTCATGATGGAATTAGTTTAATTGATCAAGAGGATTTAATCATTGATGCTATTTTTGGTAGTGGATTGAATAGGGATGTAAGTGGAAAATATTATGATATTATTGAAAAAATCAATACATTAGATAAACCAGTTATCGCTATTGATATACCTAGTGGGTTAGATTGTAATAGTGGGTTACCTAAAAATATTTCGATTAAAGCAACGCAAACAAGGACTATTTGTGCTTATAAACAAGGTTTTTTATTACCTCATAGTAAAGAATATACAGGAGATATTATGCTTTGTCCGTTAGTAGAGAAAGAAGTTCCTTTTTCTACGGTGGTAGATAATAGGATAATTCAATCAATTATAAAGAAAAGGAAATATGATGATTATAAAGGTAAATATGGAAAAGTAATCCATATTACAGGAAGTAATGAATATATTGGGGCAGCTACTTTGGCAGCTAAATCATCGGTTTATAGTGGTAGTGGATTAGTTTGTTGTTATTCATCAAGTGAGGTACTAACAAGTGTTACTATTAATGTACCGGAGTGTATTGTTAAAAAAAGAATCAATACATTAGATCCTATTATTTATCAACACTATGATGCATTACTTATTGGAAGTGGACTAGGATTGGATTTTTCTAGTGAAAAATATGTTGAAGATGTATTAGAAAAGTCAACGATACCAATGGTTATTGATGGAGATGGATTAACTTATGTTGCTATGCATTTAGAAAGTCTGAAAAAGGCTCATGCCCCAGTGATACTAACACCGCATATAGGTGAGTTTAAAAGGTTACATCCTTTTTATAATGAAACAGATTATGTTCTTTTAGCTAAAGAGTTTGCTTTAAAGTGGGGTGTTATTTTAGTTTTAAAAGGACCAAATACAATAGTAACAAATGGTAATGATACTTATCGTAATACGACAGGGAATAGTGCTATGGCATCAGCAGGTAGTGGAGATGTTTTAGCAGGGATGATTGTTAGTTTCTTAGGACAAGGATATGGACCTATTGAAGCTAGTATACAAGCTGTTTATTTACATGGGTTATGTGGAGATATTGTTGCTAATGACAATTATACTGCAGTTGCTAGTAAAGTAATTGAATTGATTCCTAAAGCAATGAAAAGAATAATATAA
- the pgeF gene encoding peptidoglycan editing factor PgeF, with the protein MRLISWNPSKEIEAYTITKDFGDMSFQNPDQELILNNRLDLANYLETSLENFVALKQIHSSNFVEVTSEDAGLGAFSREDAIEESDAMYTRAENLFLMTFHADCTPILLYCPNQKIVACIHAGWLGTTREITKKVVTHLIEKEGCIPKEMLAYIGPCISYEKLEVQQDVIDKINAMSFDTTPFYHPTDEIHYLVDNKSLNKQQLLLSGLLEENITVNDLCTIKNNDLFYSHRCKETGRSITIIKRNKE; encoded by the coding sequence ATGCGATTAATATCATGGAATCCCTCTAAGGAAATAGAAGCATATACAATTACCAAAGACTTTGGTGATATGTCTTTTCAAAATCCGGACCAAGAACTGATTTTAAATAATCGTCTTGATTTGGCTAACTATTTGGAAACATCATTAGAGAACTTTGTTGCATTAAAACAAATTCATTCTAGTAACTTTGTAGAAGTTACTAGTGAGGATGCTGGATTAGGTGCATTTTCAAGAGAGGATGCAATTGAAGAAAGTGATGCAATGTATACCAGAGCAGAAAATTTATTTTTAATGACTTTTCATGCAGATTGCACACCTATTTTATTGTATTGTCCTAATCAAAAAATAGTTGCATGTATACATGCAGGTTGGTTAGGAACAACTCGTGAAATTACTAAAAAAGTAGTAACCCATCTAATTGAAAAAGAAGGATGTATTCCTAAGGAAATGTTAGCCTATATAGGTCCTTGTATTTCTTATGAAAAATTAGAAGTTCAACAAGATGTGATTGATAAAATCAATGCTATGAGTTTTGATACAACCCCTTTCTATCATCCAACAGATGAAATACACTATCTAGTAGATAATAAGAGCTTAAACAAACAACAACTATTATTAAGTGGTTTATTAGAAGAAAATATTACTGTCAATGATTTATGTACTATTAAAAATAATGATCTATTTTATAGTCATCGATGTAAAGAAACAGGTAGAAGTATTACCATTATAAAAAGAAACAAGGAATAA
- a CDS encoding Rqc2 family fibronectin-binding protein has translation MANDGIVMHQTIDALKEKIETGRINKIYQISKYELLIHVRSNRENFKLLLSSHPMHARLHLTNMQYPTPEQPNTLTMLFRKYLEGGYIQKIEQVLTDRICHLTFLCHNELGDIVHYHMYIEIMGKHSNIILCNEDKKIIDCIKRISPSMNTTRFLQPGAMYQYPPMDDTKLNPYTSSYQEHNNLTKVYLGFSPLLSKEVLYRIDQGQYFEDIIKEIKDSRSIYISKVDDKEYFHILPLTHLQVEPTQLSIFDGFDTFFFAIDQKERIKQQTSNLSRFINNEYQKNVLKLEKLEDTLHISSNREEYRIYGDLLFSYLGMVQKGMWQVEVFNYYDNTNIMIELDPKLDGKENAKKYYNKYQKAKNSITVLNEQIEKTKIEIEYFDGLISLLNNANYYDALEIKDELESLGYLKKKTKKAKKPTKPRVETYFTKDNIEILIGKNNLQNDYLTFKSANRYDTWFHAQGMPGSHVVVKGQDLDEYTIRLASTIAAYFSKGKVSSSVPVSYTLVKNLKKPSGAKPGKVIVEAYKTIYIDPDDSWIKELTKK, from the coding sequence ATGGCAAATGATGGAATTGTAATGCATCAAACAATCGATGCATTAAAAGAAAAAATAGAAACTGGTAGAATTAATAAAATCTATCAAATATCAAAATATGAATTACTTATTCACGTACGTTCTAATCGTGAAAATTTTAAATTACTTTTATCTAGTCATCCTATGCATGCTAGATTACATCTTACAAATATGCAATATCCAACTCCTGAACAACCAAATACATTAACAATGTTATTTCGTAAATATTTAGAAGGTGGATACATTCAAAAGATAGAACAAGTACTAACTGATCGTATTTGTCATCTAACATTCTTATGTCATAATGAGTTAGGGGATATAGTCCATTATCATATGTATATTGAAATAATGGGGAAACATTCTAATATTATTTTATGTAATGAAGATAAAAAGATTATTGATTGTATTAAAAGAATTAGTCCTAGTATGAATACGACTCGTTTTTTACAACCTGGTGCGATGTATCAATATCCTCCTATGGATGATACAAAATTGAATCCTTATACTAGTTCTTATCAAGAACATAACAATCTAACAAAAGTTTATTTAGGATTTTCTCCACTACTTTCTAAAGAAGTATTGTATCGTATTGACCAAGGTCAATATTTTGAAGATATTATCAAAGAAATAAAAGATTCTCGTTCTATTTACATTAGTAAAGTAGATGATAAAGAGTATTTTCATATTCTTCCTTTAACACATCTTCAAGTAGAACCAACTCAATTATCTATCTTTGATGGTTTTGATACATTCTTTTTTGCGATAGACCAAAAAGAACGTATCAAACAACAAACTTCTAATCTTTCTAGATTCATAAATAATGAATATCAAAAGAATGTTCTAAAATTAGAAAAACTAGAAGATACATTACATATTTCTTCTAATCGAGAAGAGTATCGTATTTATGGTGATTTATTGTTTTCTTATTTAGGAATGGTTCAAAAAGGAATGTGGCAAGTAGAAGTATTTAACTACTATGATAATACGAATATAATGATTGAATTAGATCCTAAACTAGATGGCAAAGAGAACGCTAAAAAGTATTATAATAAGTATCAAAAAGCAAAAAACTCAATTACTGTTTTAAATGAACAAATTGAAAAAACAAAGATAGAAATAGAATACTTTGATGGTTTAATTTCTTTGTTAAATAACGCTAACTATTATGATGCCTTAGAAATAAAAGATGAGTTAGAAAGTTTAGGTTACTTAAAAAAGAAAACTAAAAAAGCTAAGAAACCAACAAAACCAAGAGTAGAAACTTATTTTACGAAAGATAATATAGAAATATTAATTGGTAAAAACAACTTACAAAATGATTATTTAACTTTTAAAAGTGCGAATCGTTACGATACTTGGTTCCATGCTCAAGGTATGCCTGGTAGTCATGTCGTTGTAAAAGGACAAGATTTAGATGAGTATACTATTCGTCTTGCAAGTACTATTGCTGCTTATTTCTCAAAAGGAAAAGTAAGTAGTTCTGTTCCTGTTAGTTATACTCTTGTAAAAAACCTTAAGAAACCTAGTGGTGCTAAACCTGGGAAAGTGATTGTGGAGGCATATAAAACTATTTATATTGATCCGGATGATTCTTGGATAAAAGAACTAACAAAAAAATAG
- a CDS encoding GH25 family lysozyme, producing MKKVNNNFYTKTYKLLLFPVILIFIFVLCLLLPSQQDSLFGIDLSKWNGEIHTIPQDVKFVIIRCGYTSSDSNTLNEDPLFKDYLDLCNEQNIPVGVYYYTMATTIQDATNEAQFVLDLIADYDIPLGVFFDIEDSTLLDYDDQLLNDICNAFCQEIEYNHYNAGIYASYYWWNHILDKEQLPYLKWIALYDDSSYILEDDYLIYQYTNTGTLEGYSCYFDFNTIKYKYW from the coding sequence ATGAAAAAAGTAAACAATAATTTCTATACAAAAACATATAAATTACTATTATTTCCTGTTATTCTTATCTTTATTTTTGTTTTATGTCTTTTATTGCCTAGTCAACAAGATAGTTTATTTGGTATTGATCTTTCGAAATGGAATGGTGAGATTCATACTATTCCTCAAGATGTAAAATTTGTGATTATTCGTTGTGGCTATACTAGTAGTGATTCAAATACACTAAATGAAGATCCTTTGTTTAAGGATTATCTCGATTTATGCAATGAACAAAATATCCCAGTAGGAGTTTATTATTATACTATGGCTACAACAATACAAGATGCAACCAATGAAGCACAATTTGTTTTAGATTTAATTGCAGATTATGATATTCCTTTAGGAGTCTTTTTTGATATAGAAGATAGTACATTACTAGATTATGATGATCAATTATTAAATGATATATGTAATGCTTTTTGTCAAGAAATAGAATACAACCATTATAATGCGGGTATTTATGCTTCTTATTATTGGTGGAATCATATTTTAGATAAAGAACAACTACCTTATTTAAAGTGGATAGCATTATATGATGATTCATCCTATATTTTGGAAGATGACTATCTTATTTATCAATATACGAATACTGGTACATTGGAAGGATATTCTTGTTATTTTGATTTTAATACAATCAAATATAAATATTGGTAG
- the gmk gene encoding guanylate kinase gives MKKGVLIILSGPSGVGKGTVREELFKDESLNLAYSISMTTRSPRPTEHDGVDYFFVSKEEFEQKEAKGLLLESAQFVGNYYGTPAENVEKLLNEGKNVVLEIEVQGALQVMKKRPDALTIFLVPPSMEELERRIRGRRTEEDTIVQERLGKARAEIATKDQYKHVVVNDNVFKAKNSIALIIKEHQEHA, from the coding sequence GTGAAAAAAGGCGTACTAATTATCTTAAGTGGTCCTAGTGGTGTAGGTAAAGGGACAGTAAGAGAAGAGTTATTTAAAGATGAGAGTTTGAATCTAGCATATTCAATTTCTATGACAACAAGAAGTCCAAGACCAACAGAACATGATGGTGTAGATTATTTCTTTGTTTCAAAAGAAGAATTTGAACAAAAAGAAGCGAAGGGATTGTTATTAGAATCAGCACAATTCGTAGGGAATTATTATGGAACTCCTGCTGAAAATGTAGAAAAATTATTAAATGAAGGTAAAAATGTGGTTTTAGAGATTGAAGTACAAGGAGCATTACAGGTTATGAAGAAAAGACCAGATGCACTTACTATCTTTTTAGTACCACCTTCAATGGAAGAATTAGAAAGAAGAATTCGTGGTAGACGTACGGAAGAAGATACAATTGTCCAAGAACGTTTAGGAAAAGCACGTGCTGAAATAGCAACAAAAGATCAATATAAACATGTTGTAGTAAACGATAATGTTTTCAAAGCAAAAAATAGTATTGCACTCATTATAAAAGAACATCAAGAGCACGCCTAA
- the priA gene encoding replication restart helicase PriA, producing the protein MYIISVLIEHPVQSLDMTFDYLSDYVIGLHHRVSIMFHHQKIIGYVMDVQYTNKTREELELENGFHYQMILDVLDDMPVLNEELRSLSITLSKLSLATRMACIQAMLPSQLKPKKGKHTGIQYERIVIGNLGFALKTTKQQEAYQYILDHPSSLIKNIPYSKALLDNMVKQGAIEYHQIEKYRIPQNTAFIKKVHTLSKEQQYIVEDISKKDTYGVNLLHGVTGAGKSEVYVQIAKNIVKKGKTVIVLVPEIALTPMMIALFKSHFDQNVAILHSKLSSGERYDEYRRIQNKEVSIVVGARSAIFAPLENIGLIVMDEEHDSSYKQTTTPRYHCLEIAKIRAKTHQCPILLASATPSLESYYRALEGFYDLYTLENRINQQPLPPIEFVSMEKEMRDGNYSLLSRKLVNQLQACIDSGNQAILLLNQRGYANHIRCLDCNTVVKCPHCDISLTYHHDTKQLHCHYCDYRQPYTNTCPTCQSSNMKLVGTGTQKMEEILAQELENATIIRYDYDSTRNKQGHQKLLDRFKNKEANILLGTQMIAKGLDFPDVTLVGVINADISLHIPDFRSNERTFQLLSQVAGRTGRADKPGTVTIQTYNEKHPVLVNVKNHNYIRFYQEEMKYRKLAMYPPYRYLLSILIEGKQEEQVELYGQYIKKYLVKELPNQVILGPTSGTISKINNYYRRRILIKYRSLKEIYEVIRTMHRYYNKKETKIRVICDFDPYNQL; encoded by the coding sequence ATGTATATTATATCAGTTTTAATCGAACATCCAGTTCAATCATTAGATATGACTTTTGATTACTTATCTGATTATGTTATCGGGTTACATCATCGTGTTTCTATTATGTTTCATCATCAAAAGATTATTGGTTATGTGATGGATGTCCAGTATACAAATAAAACAAGAGAAGAACTAGAACTTGAAAATGGTTTTCATTATCAAATGATTTTAGATGTATTAGATGATATGCCAGTGCTAAATGAAGAACTACGTAGTTTATCTATTACCTTATCAAAACTATCATTAGCCACTAGAATGGCATGTATTCAGGCGATGTTACCAAGTCAATTAAAACCTAAAAAAGGGAAACATACTGGAATTCAATATGAACGTATTGTTATTGGAAATCTAGGTTTTGCTTTAAAAACAACAAAACAACAAGAAGCATATCAATATATCCTAGATCATCCAAGTAGTCTAATAAAAAATATTCCGTATAGTAAAGCATTATTAGATAATATGGTAAAACAAGGAGCTATTGAATATCATCAAATAGAAAAATATCGCATACCACAAAATACAGCATTTATAAAAAAAGTTCATACTTTGTCTAAAGAACAACAGTATATTGTAGAAGATATAAGTAAAAAAGATACTTATGGTGTTAATCTTTTACATGGAGTAACAGGTGCTGGTAAGAGTGAAGTATATGTTCAAATAGCTAAAAATATTGTAAAAAAAGGAAAAACAGTGATTGTATTAGTGCCAGAAATAGCACTAACACCGATGATGATTGCTTTATTTAAGAGTCATTTTGATCAAAATGTTGCAATATTACACTCTAAATTATCTAGTGGAGAAAGGTATGATGAATATCGTCGTATTCAAAACAAAGAAGTATCGATTGTAGTAGGGGCTAGAAGTGCTATTTTTGCTCCTTTAGAAAATATTGGACTTATTGTAATGGATGAAGAGCATGATAGCAGTTATAAACAAACAACGACTCCTCGTTATCACTGTTTAGAAATAGCAAAAATACGTGCCAAGACACATCAATGTCCTATCTTACTAGCAAGTGCCACACCATCCTTAGAATCTTATTATCGAGCATTGGAAGGATTTTATGATTTATACACATTAGAAAACAGAATCAACCAACAACCTCTACCACCAATAGAATTTGTTTCCATGGAAAAAGAAATGCGAGATGGCAATTATAGTTTACTATCTAGAAAATTAGTTAACCAATTACAAGCTTGCATTGATTCAGGGAATCAAGCAATCTTATTATTAAACCAGAGAGGTTACGCAAATCATATTCGTTGCTTAGATTGCAATACAGTTGTAAAGTGTCCACATTGTGATATTAGCTTAACCTATCATCACGATACCAAACAATTACATTGTCATTATTGTGACTATCGTCAACCTTATACAAACACTTGTCCAACTTGTCAATCTAGCAATATGAAGTTAGTTGGAACGGGAACTCAAAAAATGGAAGAAATACTAGCACAAGAATTAGAAAATGCAACAATTATTCGTTATGACTATGATTCTACAAGAAACAAACAAGGACATCAAAAATTATTAGATCGATTTAAAAACAAAGAAGCAAATATTTTATTAGGGACACAAATGATTGCCAAAGGATTAGATTTTCCAGATGTAACACTAGTAGGTGTTATTAATGCGGATATTAGTTTGCATATTCCTGATTTTCGTAGCAATGAAAGAACATTCCAATTACTATCACAAGTTGCTGGACGAACTGGAAGAGCAGATAAACCAGGAACAGTAACGATTCAAACCTATAACGAAAAACATCCTGTCTTAGTGAATGTAAAAAATCATAATTATATTCGATTTTATCAAGAAGAAATGAAGTATCGTAAACTAGCAATGTATCCACCATATCGTTATTTACTAAGTATTCTAATTGAAGGAAAACAAGAAGAACAAGTAGAATTATATGGTCAATATATAAAAAAATACTTAGTAAAAGAATTACCAAATCAAGTTATTTTAGGTCCTACTAGTGGGACTATCTCAAAGATAAATAATTATTATCGTCGTCGTATTCTTATTAAATATCGTTCTTTAAAAGAAATATATGAAGTGATTCGTACTATGCATCGATATTATAATAAAAAAGAAACAAAGATTCGTGTTATATGTGACTTTGATCCATATAATCAATTATAA